The proteins below are encoded in one region of bacterium:
- a CDS encoding methyltransferase, producing MDAHGLILTQPARGYRYSLDPFLLAGFSRPRARERILDLGAGVGLLGLLLARRVPTARVVAIELQASLARHAAANAAANGLAARCHVIRADLREAPRFLPPEHFDRVVANPPFRRAGSGAVPPDPGRAAARMETSFAIADLARVSAALLRFGGALDVIHLAERLPELIVGLAAADIEPKVLRFVAPLPDAPPRLCLLTAVKGGRPGLRVLPQLAVHDRPGHQSAELLALVDQGCGGGR from the coding sequence GTGGACGCACACGGCCTGATCCTCACGCAGCCGGCGCGGGGGTACCGCTACAGCCTCGACCCCTTCCTGCTCGCGGGCTTCTCCCGGCCGCGCGCGCGCGAGCGCATCCTCGACCTCGGCGCGGGGGTCGGCCTCCTCGGCCTGCTGCTCGCGCGCCGCGTCCCCACCGCCCGCGTCGTCGCGATCGAGCTGCAGGCGTCGCTCGCGCGCCACGCCGCCGCCAACGCCGCGGCCAACGGGCTCGCGGCTCGCTGCCACGTCATCCGCGCCGACCTGCGGGAGGCGCCGCGCTTCCTTCCCCCTGAGCACTTCGACCGCGTGGTCGCCAACCCCCCGTTCCGCAGGGCCGGCTCCGGCGCGGTGCCGCCGGACCCGGGCCGCGCCGCCGCAAGGATGGAAACGTCGTTCGCGATCGCCGATCTCGCGCGGGTCTCGGCGGCCCTGTTGCGCTTCGGCGGTGCACTGGACGTGATCCACCTCGCCGAGCGCCTCCCGGAGCTCATCGTCGGGCTGGCGGCGGCGGACATCGAGCCGAAGGTGCTCCGGTTCGTCGCCCCGCTCCCCGACGCGCCGCCCCGGCTGTGCCTTCTTACCGCCGTGAAAGGTGGCAGGCCCGGGCTGCGGGTGCTGCCCCAGCTCGCCGTGCACGATCGCCCCGGGCACCAGAGCGCCGAGCTGCTCGCGCTCGTGGACCAGGGCTGCGGCGGTGGGAGGTGA
- the atpC gene encoding ATP synthase F1 subunit epsilon → MSTETAATGLLALKVLTPEGSVVEGDVFEVTLPGSEGELGVLPAHAALLTQIVPGALAYRAPEGPGVIALGKGVAEVRDDRVIVLVEQAVAAEDIDAAATEARRKQLLAERETVGLTEERVEEIDEELALLEVRLRVARPEAH, encoded by the coding sequence GTGAGCACCGAGACCGCCGCCACCGGCCTGCTCGCGCTGAAGGTCCTCACGCCCGAGGGCTCGGTCGTCGAGGGGGACGTGTTCGAGGTGACGCTCCCGGGGAGCGAGGGCGAGCTGGGCGTGCTGCCCGCCCATGCCGCGCTGCTGACGCAGATCGTGCCGGGGGCGCTCGCCTACCGGGCCCCGGAGGGACCGGGCGTCATCGCCCTCGGCAAGGGCGTCGCCGAGGTGCGCGACGACCGGGTTATCGTGCTCGTCGAGCAGGCCGTCGCGGCGGAGGACATCGACGCCGCGGCGACCGAGGCGCGCCGCAAGCAGCTGCTCGCCGAGCGCGAGACGGTCGGGCTCACCGAGGAGCGGGTCGAGGAGATCGACGAGGAGCTCGCCCTCTTGGAAGTCCGCCTCCGCGTCGCCCGCCCGGAGGCCCATTAG